A stretch of Prunus dulcis chromosome 6, ALMONDv2, whole genome shotgun sequence DNA encodes these proteins:
- the LOC117632827 gene encoding uncharacterized protein LOC117632827 isoform X2, with protein sequence MQIFRWRNLFLLENSLISSTSTATRFAWFHSTPTSFEKWKNKWTFNYIRYATRQKRADTKKALKNLLFNSGSSKNFFQNIQNENDSGSSPQKHRSRSSRHAEKSHPKKTKRKFKRESFSEDGDNNPESIFRATFGKKWYTWSFDSCRDSSFKDSESGFEWSEQSSWEDKSKRWENSSDVESDDESCTIGSYSDRTILDLPPTGPLKTEDVKKAFHLSALKWHPDKHEGPSQAMAAEKFKLCVNAYKSLCNALSPA encoded by the exons ATGCAAATATTCAGATGGAGAAACTTGTTTCTACTCGAGAATTCATTGATTTCATCAACTTCTACAGCAACCCGCTTCGCTTGGTTCCATTCTACTCCAACTTCATTCGAGAAGTGGAAGAACAAATGGACCTTC AATTACATCAGATACGCAACACGTCAAAAGCGTGCTGATACAAAGAAAGCCCTGAAAAACCTCCTCTTCAACAGTGGGTCCTCTAAAAATTTCTTTCAGAACATTCAG AATGAAAATGATTCAGGAAGCTCTCCTCAGAAACATAGGTCGAGGTCTTCTCGACATGCTGAGAAATCACACCCCAAGAAAACGAAAC GCAAGTTCAAAAGAGAGAGTTTCTCTGAAGATGGTGACAACAATCCTGAGTCTATCTTTCGTGCGACATTTGGCAAGAAATGGTATACGTGGTCTTTTGACTCGTGCCGTGACTCCTCTTTTAAAGATTcagaatctggatttgagtGGTCAGAGCAATCAAGCTGGGAagataaaagtaaaagatggGAGAATAGTAGTGACGTGGAGTCTGATGATGAATCATGTACTATAGGATCTTATTCTGATAGAACAATTCTTGATCTACCTCCAACAGGTCCTTTAAAGACTGAAGACGTTAAAAAAGC TTTCCATTTATCAGCTTTAAAATGGCATCCTGACAAGCATGAAGGCCCTTCACAG GCAATGGCTGCAGAGAAATTTAAACTTTGTGTTAATGCTTACAAATCTCTGTGCAATGCACTATCCCCAGCGTAA
- the LOC117630257 gene encoding uncharacterized protein LOC117630257 gives MRELLLQALGGNNRRGGRDDERREGREDNRKEGRDGKRRDNRRQHIPDSESESKEELEEPPPPANNRRNHNYENFGDYWIKAEIPNFWGNIKIEDFLDWLVEVERFFDIMEVPEHKMVKMVAFRLKATAAVWWDQLQNSRQRQGKQRVRTWRKMKSLMMERFLPTDYEQILYRMYLGCAQGNRLVSEYTEEFMRLAERNHLTETDNQKVARYNNGLKISIQEKIGMHNIWTLQKAINMAMKAELLEKEKRQPNFRRNTMEASEYATGASSGSGEKGKVQQQPGGTTKPATTVQNKNFNESSSRTFNRGQSRNQSQNLYAKPMTDICYRCQKPGHRSNVCPERKQANFIKEVDEDDGKDEVGEDDYAGAEFANEEGMERITLVLQRVLLAPKEEGQRHNIFRSLCSIKNKVCDVIVDNGSCENFMSKKLVEHLQLSTEPHVSPYSLGRPWQFDVDATYKGRDNVVLFSWNNRKIAMATTKPSKQSVEPKTRSSSFLTLISSEQKLNEAVKEAEYFCPLVLKGLLKLGKGESDIPQDVQQILSQFQELLSVKLPNELPPMRDIQHRIDLVPRASLPNLPHYRMSPKENDILREQIEELLHKGFIRESLSPCAVPVLLVLKKDKTWRMCVDSRAINKITVKYRFPISRLEDMLDVLSCSRVFSKIDLRSGYHQIHIRPGDEWKTAFKSKDGLFEWLVMPFGLSNAPSTFMRLMNQVLRPFIGSFLLFLGFVVGENGIQVDDEKIKAILDWPAPKTYINSQKNIDKMHARWVTFLQKFSFVIKHTSGKTNRSLSRFLVTQCFA, from the exons ATGCGAGAATTGTTGTTGCAAGCTCTAGGTGGCAACAATAGAAGAGGTGGCAGAGATGatgaaagaagagaaggcaGGGAAGACAATCGAAAAGAAGGTAGAGATGGCAAGAGAAGAGATAATAGGAGGCAACATATTCCAGATAGCGAGTCAGAGTCAAAAGAAGAACTTGAAGAACCACCACCACCGGCTAATAATCGTCGTAATCATAATTACGAAAATTTTGGCGATTATTGGATTAAAGCCGAAATCCCTAACTTTTGGGGAAATATAAAGATTGAAGACTTCTTGGATTGGCTTGTAGAAGTGGAGAGGTTTTTCGACATTATGGAGGTTCCTGAGCATAAAATGGTGAAAATGGTAGCTTTCCGTCTAAAAGCTACAGCGGCTGTATGGTGGGATCAATTGCAAAATTCAAGGCAGAGGCAAGGAAAGCAGCGGGTTCGTACATGGCGGAAGATGAAGTCGCTTATGATGGAACGATTCTTGCCCACAGATTATGAGCAGATCCTATACCGTATGTATCTAGGTTGTGCGCAAGGCAACCGTTTGGTTTCTGAATATACCGAAGAATTCATGCGTTTGGCAGAGCGAAACCATTTGACCGAGACTGACAATCAAAAGGTCGCGAGGTATAACAATGGGCTGAAGATTTCCATCCAAGAAAAAATTGGTATGCATAATATATGGACTTTGCAAAAGGCGATTAACATGGCGATGAAAGCTGAACTGTTGGAAAAGGAGAAGCGCCAACCCAACTTTCGCAGGAACACGATGGAAGCCTCTGAATATGCTACTGGTGCTTCTAGTGGCTCCGGAGAAAAGGGGAAAGTGCAGCAGCAACCTGGAGGAACGACGAAACCAGCGACAActgtccaaaacaaaaactttaaCGAAAGCAGCAGCCGAACTTTCAACAGAGGGCAGTCCCGAAACCAATCCCAGAATCTGTATGCTAAGCCCATGACGGACATATGTTACCGTTGCCAAAAACCAGGGCATCGTTCTAATGTTTGTCCAGAGCGGAAGCAGGCTAACTTTATCAAGGAGGTCGATGAAGATGATGGAAAAGATGAAGTCGGGGAAGATGATTATGCAGGGGCTGAATTTGCAAATGAGGAAGGAATGGAGAGGATTACCTTGGTTTTGCAGAGAGTTCTTTTGGCACCAAAGGAGGAAGGGCAGCGTCATAATATTTTTCGTTCCCTCTGCTCAATCAAAAACAAGGTGTGTGATGTGATCGTCGACAATGGAAGTTGCGAGAATTTCATGTCAAAGAAATTGGTGGAGCATTTGCAGCTATCAACGGAGCCACATGTCAGCCCTTACTCACTAG GGCGACCTTGGCAATTTGATGTGGATGCGACTTATAAGGGACGAGATAATGTAGTTCTGTTTTCTTGGAACAATCGGAAAATTGCAATGGCAACTACAAAGCCCTCAAAACAATCTGTTGAGCCCAAGACGAGGAGTTCTAGTTTCCTAACCCTAATTAGCAGCGAGCAAAAGTTGAATGAGGCTGTCAAAGAGGCGGAGTATTTTTGTCCCTTGGTGTTGAAGGGGTTGTTGAAGCTTGGCAAAGGAGAAAGTGACATTCCACAAGACGTGCAGCAGATTTTGTCACAGTTTCAGGAACTACTTTCTGTAAAATTGCCAAACGAGCTGCCACCTATGCGGGACATACAACACCGAATTGACTTGGTGCCTAGAGCTAGCCTTCCGAATCTGCCTCATTATCGGATGAGCCCCAAGGAGAATGACATCCTAAGAGAGCAAATTGAAGAATTACTGCATAAGGGATTTATCAGGGAGAGTTTGAGTCCATGCGCAGTTCCCGTTTTGCTGGTTCTGAAGAAAGACAAGACTTGGCGAATGTGTGTTGATAGCCGAGCAATCAACAAGATAACAGTCAAGTACAGGTTTCCCATTTCACGGTTGGAGGATATGCTGGATGTTCTTAGTTGCTCAAGGGTGTTTTCCAAGATAGATTTGCGAAGCGGTTACCACCAGATTCACATCAGACCTGGCGACGAATGGAAAACAGCGTTTAAGAGCAAGGACGGATTATTTGAATGGTTGGTGATGCCATTCGGATTGTCAAATGCGCCTAGCACTTTCATGAGACTCATGAATCAAGTTCTTCGACCATTTATTGGCTCTTTT CTACtgttcttgggttttgttgttggtgaGAATGGTATCCAGGTAGATGACGAGAAGATCAAGGCAATCCTTGACTGGCCAGCTCCAAAAACA TATATTAACAGCCagaaaaatattgataaaatgCATGCTAGATGGGTGACCTTTTTGCAGAAATTTTCGTTCGTTATCAAGCATACTTCCGGCAAGACAAATCGTTCGTTATCCAGATTTCTTGTTACTCAATGTTTCGCTTGA
- the LOC117632827 gene encoding uncharacterized protein LOC117632827 isoform X1, with amino-acid sequence MQIFRWRNLFLLENSLISSTSTATRFAWFHSTPTSFEKWKNKWTFDVKSSQQPSKNYIRYATRQKRADTKKALKNLLFNSGSSKNFFQNIQNENDSGSSPQKHRSRSSRHAEKSHPKKTKRKFKRESFSEDGDNNPESIFRATFGKKWYTWSFDSCRDSSFKDSESGFEWSEQSSWEDKSKRWENSSDVESDDESCTIGSYSDRTILDLPPTGPLKTEDVKKAFHLSALKWHPDKHEGPSQAMAAEKFKLCVNAYKSLCNALSPA; translated from the exons ATGCAAATATTCAGATGGAGAAACTTGTTTCTACTCGAGAATTCATTGATTTCATCAACTTCTACAGCAACCCGCTTCGCTTGGTTCCATTCTACTCCAACTTCATTCGAGAAGTGGAAGAACAAATGGACCTTC GATGTAAAAAGCAGTCAACAACCATCAAAG AATTACATCAGATACGCAACACGTCAAAAGCGTGCTGATACAAAGAAAGCCCTGAAAAACCTCCTCTTCAACAGTGGGTCCTCTAAAAATTTCTTTCAGAACATTCAG AATGAAAATGATTCAGGAAGCTCTCCTCAGAAACATAGGTCGAGGTCTTCTCGACATGCTGAGAAATCACACCCCAAGAAAACGAAAC GCAAGTTCAAAAGAGAGAGTTTCTCTGAAGATGGTGACAACAATCCTGAGTCTATCTTTCGTGCGACATTTGGCAAGAAATGGTATACGTGGTCTTTTGACTCGTGCCGTGACTCCTCTTTTAAAGATTcagaatctggatttgagtGGTCAGAGCAATCAAGCTGGGAagataaaagtaaaagatggGAGAATAGTAGTGACGTGGAGTCTGATGATGAATCATGTACTATAGGATCTTATTCTGATAGAACAATTCTTGATCTACCTCCAACAGGTCCTTTAAAGACTGAAGACGTTAAAAAAGC TTTCCATTTATCAGCTTTAAAATGGCATCCTGACAAGCATGAAGGCCCTTCACAG GCAATGGCTGCAGAGAAATTTAAACTTTGTGTTAATGCTTACAAATCTCTGTGCAATGCACTATCCCCAGCGTAA